A stretch of Arachis hypogaea cultivar Tifrunner chromosome 15, arahy.Tifrunner.gnm2.J5K5, whole genome shotgun sequence DNA encodes these proteins:
- the LOC112751930 gene encoding protein SET DOMAIN GROUP 41 isoform X5, translated as MEMEMRSMEDTEIATDMTPSLVPLTFSLHHSNLHTHCSSCFSLLPLSPIPITPFLYCSPPCSAAHPFLLHHPAVSHSSDLRAALLLLSHHRPSVTSSRVAGLLSNRHKLTCHNNSDEDEVSERISSGVRALATAITELRGELEPDDAVLEEAECALCAVLTNAVEVQDKEGRALGIAVYGPAFSWINHSCSPNACYRFILSPSSSSSSQESKLRIAPSSFRGSPDSRIDSGLCTITNHFQKEEEEQNQGYGPRLIVRSIKRIKKGQEITIAYTDLLQSKAMRQLDLWSKYRFICCCMRCSVVPFTYVDHALQEISVSGCDFTSSSSSYNLVRDTAERRLNDSVDDIISEYLMAGDPEPCCEKLEKILMQGLCDELDNVEETPHYKFMLHPLHYLSLNAYTTLASAYKVRASDILSTTSTIYQNQLEAFDMSRTSAAYSLLLATTAHHLFNSESSLIASLANFWTGAGESLLYLARSSEWSKFFKSSLVASSVSKVKCSKCSLMDTFRAYICNGKIRNDDFENASNEFLDCISHDSTQKVWSFLVNGCRFLRSIKDPMDSGWLVSTSNSRATDPGALAKKKSEVCYLHESGNSIQTCEEQTCNENARVHIFELGVHCLAYGGLLAAICYGHHSHLASYVEQILDDKNNLIL; from the exons ATGGAGATGGAGATGCGAAGCATGGAAGATACAGAGATAGCCACAGACATGACTCCATCCCTCGTCCCTCTCACTTTCTCTCTCCACCACTCCAACCTCCACACTCACTGCTCCTCTTGTTtctctctcctccctctctctcccaTTCCCATCACCCCCTTCCTCTACTGCTCTCCTCCCTGCTCCGCCGCCCACCCTTTCCTCCTCCACCATCCCGCCGTCTCTCACTCCTCCGACCTCCGCGCCGCCCTCCTCCTCCTCTCCCACCACCGCCCCTCCGTCACTTCCTCTCGTGTCGCTGGCCTCCTCTCCAACCGCCACAAGCTCACGTGCCACAACAACTCCGACGAAGACGAGGTTTCCGAGAGAATCAGCAGTGGAGTCAGAGCCTTGGCCACTGCAATTACGGAGCTGCGAGGGGAGCTGGAGCCGGACGACGCCGTTTTGGAGGAGGCGGAGTGTGCATTGTGCGCGGTGCTAACGAACGCCGTGGAGGTGCAGGATAAGGAAGGGCGCGCACTGGGAATCGCGGTTTATGGTCCGGCgttctcttggatcaaccacagCTGCTCCCCCAATGCCTGCTACCGCTTCATcctctctccttcttcttcttcttcttcgcaggAATCCAAGCTTCGAATAGCTCCATCTTCCTTTCGCGGTTCTCCTGATTCACGA ATAGATAGTGGGCTTTGTACTATCACTAATCATTTTCAGAAAG AAGAAGAGGAGCAAAACCAAGGCTATGGACCGAGATTGATTGTGAGGAGTATCAAGAGAATAAAAAAGGGACAAGAGATTACCATAGCATACACTGATCTCTTGCAATCTAAG GCAATGCGGCAATTGGATCTATGGTCCAAGTACAGGTTTATCTGCTGTTGCATGCGATGTAGTGTTGTGCCCTTCACATATGTTGATCATGCATTGCAA GAAATTTCTGTTTCCGGTTGTGATTTTACTAGTTCAAGCTCCAGCTACAATCTTGTCAGAGACACAGCAGAAAGAAGACTGAATGATTCAGTTGATGATATTATATCTGAGTATCTCATGGCTGGTGATCCTGAGCCTTGCTGTGAGAAACTTGAGAAGATTCTTATGCAGGGTCTGTGCGACGAGTTGGACAATGTTGAAGAAACACCACATTATAAGTTCATGTTGCATCCCCTGCATTACCTCTCTCTAAATGCATACACAACACTGGCTTCGGCATATAAAGTTCGTGCTAGTGATATCTTGTCTACAACTTCTACAATATATCAAAACCAGTTAGAAGCTTTCGACATGAGCAGAACCAGTGCAGCATATTCCTTGTTACTAGCAACTACAGCACATCATCTCTTCAATTCCGAATCCTCACTGATTGCATCTCTTGCAAATTTTTGGACAGGTGCAGGCGAGTCTTTGTTGTATCTTGCCAGAAGTTCAGAATGGAGCAAGTTTTTCAAATCAAGTCTGGTTGCTTCTTCGGTTTCCAAGGTCAAATGTTCCAAGTGTTCATTAATGGATACATTCAGAGCCTATATATGTAATGGTAAAATTAGGAATGATGATTTTGAGAATGCATCAAATGAGTTTCTTGATTGCATCTCCCATGATTCAACACAGAAGGTTTGGAGTTTCCTTGTCAATGGTTGCCGTTTTTTGAGATCGATCAAGGATCCTATGGATTCGGGCTGGTTAGTCTCTACCAGCAATTCCAGAGCAACGGATCCCGGAGCTCTGGCTAAGAAAAAATCTGAAGTATGTTACTTACACGAATCTGGAAATAGTATCCAGACCTGTGAAGAACAAACTTGCAATGAGAATGCAAGGGTACACATTTTTGAGCTGGGTGTACACTGCTTAGCATATGGAGGATTATTGGCTGCTATATGTTATGGTCACCATTCCCATTTGGCTTCATATGTTGAACAGATTCTGGATGACAAAAACAAtcttatattataa
- the LOC112751930 gene encoding protein SET DOMAIN GROUP 41 isoform X4 has product MEMEMRSMEDTEIATDMTPSLVPLTFSLHHSNLHTHCSSCFSLLPLSPIPITPFLYCSPPCSAAHPFLLHHPAVSHSSDLRAALLLLSHHRPSVTSSRVAGLLSNRHKLTCHNNSDEDEVSERISSGVRALATAITELRGELEPDDAVLEEAECALCAVLTNAVEVQDKEGRALGIAVYGPAFSWINHSCSPNACYRFILSPSSSSSSQESKLRIAPSSFRGSPDSRIDSGLCTITNHFQKVNWGYFSALEEEEQNQGYGPRLIVRSIKRIKKGQEITIAYTDLLQSKAMRQLDLWSKYRFICCCMRCSVVPFTYVDHALQEISVSGCDFTSSSSSYNLVRDTAERRLNDSVDDIISEYLMAGDPEPCCEKLEKILMQGLCDELDNVEETPHYKFMLHPLHYLSLNAYTTLASAYKVRASDILSTTSTIYQNQLEAFDMSRTSAAYSLLLATTAHHLFNSESSLIASLANFWTGAGESLLYLARSSEWSKFFKSSLVASSVSKVKCSKCSLMDTFRAYICNGKIRNDDFENASNEFLDCISHDSTQKVWSFLVNGCRFLRSIKDPMDSGWLVSTSNSRATDPGALAKKKSEVCYLHESGNSIQTCEEQTCNENARVHIFELGVHCLAYGGLLAAICYGHHSHLASYVEQILDDKNNLIL; this is encoded by the exons ATGGAGATGGAGATGCGAAGCATGGAAGATACAGAGATAGCCACAGACATGACTCCATCCCTCGTCCCTCTCACTTTCTCTCTCCACCACTCCAACCTCCACACTCACTGCTCCTCTTGTTtctctctcctccctctctctcccaTTCCCATCACCCCCTTCCTCTACTGCTCTCCTCCCTGCTCCGCCGCCCACCCTTTCCTCCTCCACCATCCCGCCGTCTCTCACTCCTCCGACCTCCGCGCCGCCCTCCTCCTCCTCTCCCACCACCGCCCCTCCGTCACTTCCTCTCGTGTCGCTGGCCTCCTCTCCAACCGCCACAAGCTCACGTGCCACAACAACTCCGACGAAGACGAGGTTTCCGAGAGAATCAGCAGTGGAGTCAGAGCCTTGGCCACTGCAATTACGGAGCTGCGAGGGGAGCTGGAGCCGGACGACGCCGTTTTGGAGGAGGCGGAGTGTGCATTGTGCGCGGTGCTAACGAACGCCGTGGAGGTGCAGGATAAGGAAGGGCGCGCACTGGGAATCGCGGTTTATGGTCCGGCgttctcttggatcaaccacagCTGCTCCCCCAATGCCTGCTACCGCTTCATcctctctccttcttcttcttcttcttcgcaggAATCCAAGCTTCGAATAGCTCCATCTTCCTTTCGCGGTTCTCCTGATTCACGA ATAGATAGTGGGCTTTGTACTATCACTAATCATTTTCAGAAAG TGAATTGGGGTTACTTTTCTGCATTAGAAGAAGAGGAGCAAAACCAAGGCTATGGACCGAGATTGATTGTGAGGAGTATCAAGAGAATAAAAAAGGGACAAGAGATTACCATAGCATACACTGATCTCTTGCAATCTAAG GCAATGCGGCAATTGGATCTATGGTCCAAGTACAGGTTTATCTGCTGTTGCATGCGATGTAGTGTTGTGCCCTTCACATATGTTGATCATGCATTGCAA GAAATTTCTGTTTCCGGTTGTGATTTTACTAGTTCAAGCTCCAGCTACAATCTTGTCAGAGACACAGCAGAAAGAAGACTGAATGATTCAGTTGATGATATTATATCTGAGTATCTCATGGCTGGTGATCCTGAGCCTTGCTGTGAGAAACTTGAGAAGATTCTTATGCAGGGTCTGTGCGACGAGTTGGACAATGTTGAAGAAACACCACATTATAAGTTCATGTTGCATCCCCTGCATTACCTCTCTCTAAATGCATACACAACACTGGCTTCGGCATATAAAGTTCGTGCTAGTGATATCTTGTCTACAACTTCTACAATATATCAAAACCAGTTAGAAGCTTTCGACATGAGCAGAACCAGTGCAGCATATTCCTTGTTACTAGCAACTACAGCACATCATCTCTTCAATTCCGAATCCTCACTGATTGCATCTCTTGCAAATTTTTGGACAGGTGCAGGCGAGTCTTTGTTGTATCTTGCCAGAAGTTCAGAATGGAGCAAGTTTTTCAAATCAAGTCTGGTTGCTTCTTCGGTTTCCAAGGTCAAATGTTCCAAGTGTTCATTAATGGATACATTCAGAGCCTATATATGTAATGGTAAAATTAGGAATGATGATTTTGAGAATGCATCAAATGAGTTTCTTGATTGCATCTCCCATGATTCAACACAGAAGGTTTGGAGTTTCCTTGTCAATGGTTGCCGTTTTTTGAGATCGATCAAGGATCCTATGGATTCGGGCTGGTTAGTCTCTACCAGCAATTCCAGAGCAACGGATCCCGGAGCTCTGGCTAAGAAAAAATCTGAAGTATGTTACTTACACGAATCTGGAAATAGTATCCAGACCTGTGAAGAACAAACTTGCAATGAGAATGCAAGGGTACACATTTTTGAGCTGGGTGTACACTGCTTAGCATATGGAGGATTATTGGCTGCTATATGTTATGGTCACCATTCCCATTTGGCTTCATATGTTGAACAGATTCTGGATGACAAAAACAAtcttatattataa
- the LOC112751930 gene encoding protein SET DOMAIN GROUP 41 isoform X6 produces the protein MEMEMRSMEDTEIATDMTPSLVPLTFSLHHSNLHTHCSSCFSLLPLSPIPITPFLYCSPPCSAAHPFLLHHPAVSHSSDLRAALLLLSHHRPSVTSSRVAGLLSNRHKLTCHNNSDEDEVSERISSGVRALATAITELRGELEPDDAVLEEAECALCAVLTNAVEVQDKEGRALGIAVYGPAFSWINHSCSPNACYRFILSPSSSSSSQESKLRIAPSSFRGSPDSRIDSGLCTITNHFQKEEEQNQGYGPRLIVRSIKRIKKGQEITIAYTDLLQSKAMRQLDLWSKYRFICCCMRCSVVPFTYVDHALQEISVSGCDFTSSSSSYNLVRDTAERRLNDSVDDIISEYLMAGDPEPCCEKLEKILMQGLCDELDNVEETPHYKFMLHPLHYLSLNAYTTLASAYKVRASDILSTTSTIYQNQLEAFDMSRTSAAYSLLLATTAHHLFNSESSLIASLANFWTGAGESLLYLARSSEWSKFFKSSLVASSVSKVKCSKCSLMDTFRAYICNGKIRNDDFENASNEFLDCISHDSTQKVWSFLVNGCRFLRSIKDPMDSGWLVSTSNSRATDPGALAKKKSEVCYLHESGNSIQTCEEQTCNENARVHIFELGVHCLAYGGLLAAICYGHHSHLASYVEQILDDKNNLIL, from the exons ATGGAGATGGAGATGCGAAGCATGGAAGATACAGAGATAGCCACAGACATGACTCCATCCCTCGTCCCTCTCACTTTCTCTCTCCACCACTCCAACCTCCACACTCACTGCTCCTCTTGTTtctctctcctccctctctctcccaTTCCCATCACCCCCTTCCTCTACTGCTCTCCTCCCTGCTCCGCCGCCCACCCTTTCCTCCTCCACCATCCCGCCGTCTCTCACTCCTCCGACCTCCGCGCCGCCCTCCTCCTCCTCTCCCACCACCGCCCCTCCGTCACTTCCTCTCGTGTCGCTGGCCTCCTCTCCAACCGCCACAAGCTCACGTGCCACAACAACTCCGACGAAGACGAGGTTTCCGAGAGAATCAGCAGTGGAGTCAGAGCCTTGGCCACTGCAATTACGGAGCTGCGAGGGGAGCTGGAGCCGGACGACGCCGTTTTGGAGGAGGCGGAGTGTGCATTGTGCGCGGTGCTAACGAACGCCGTGGAGGTGCAGGATAAGGAAGGGCGCGCACTGGGAATCGCGGTTTATGGTCCGGCgttctcttggatcaaccacagCTGCTCCCCCAATGCCTGCTACCGCTTCATcctctctccttcttcttcttcttcttcgcaggAATCCAAGCTTCGAATAGCTCCATCTTCCTTTCGCGGTTCTCCTGATTCACGA ATAGATAGTGGGCTTTGTACTATCACTAATCATTTTCAGAAAG AAGAGGAGCAAAACCAAGGCTATGGACCGAGATTGATTGTGAGGAGTATCAAGAGAATAAAAAAGGGACAAGAGATTACCATAGCATACACTGATCTCTTGCAATCTAAG GCAATGCGGCAATTGGATCTATGGTCCAAGTACAGGTTTATCTGCTGTTGCATGCGATGTAGTGTTGTGCCCTTCACATATGTTGATCATGCATTGCAA GAAATTTCTGTTTCCGGTTGTGATTTTACTAGTTCAAGCTCCAGCTACAATCTTGTCAGAGACACAGCAGAAAGAAGACTGAATGATTCAGTTGATGATATTATATCTGAGTATCTCATGGCTGGTGATCCTGAGCCTTGCTGTGAGAAACTTGAGAAGATTCTTATGCAGGGTCTGTGCGACGAGTTGGACAATGTTGAAGAAACACCACATTATAAGTTCATGTTGCATCCCCTGCATTACCTCTCTCTAAATGCATACACAACACTGGCTTCGGCATATAAAGTTCGTGCTAGTGATATCTTGTCTACAACTTCTACAATATATCAAAACCAGTTAGAAGCTTTCGACATGAGCAGAACCAGTGCAGCATATTCCTTGTTACTAGCAACTACAGCACATCATCTCTTCAATTCCGAATCCTCACTGATTGCATCTCTTGCAAATTTTTGGACAGGTGCAGGCGAGTCTTTGTTGTATCTTGCCAGAAGTTCAGAATGGAGCAAGTTTTTCAAATCAAGTCTGGTTGCTTCTTCGGTTTCCAAGGTCAAATGTTCCAAGTGTTCATTAATGGATACATTCAGAGCCTATATATGTAATGGTAAAATTAGGAATGATGATTTTGAGAATGCATCAAATGAGTTTCTTGATTGCATCTCCCATGATTCAACACAGAAGGTTTGGAGTTTCCTTGTCAATGGTTGCCGTTTTTTGAGATCGATCAAGGATCCTATGGATTCGGGCTGGTTAGTCTCTACCAGCAATTCCAGAGCAACGGATCCCGGAGCTCTGGCTAAGAAAAAATCTGAAGTATGTTACTTACACGAATCTGGAAATAGTATCCAGACCTGTGAAGAACAAACTTGCAATGAGAATGCAAGGGTACACATTTTTGAGCTGGGTGTACACTGCTTAGCATATGGAGGATTATTGGCTGCTATATGTTATGGTCACCATTCCCATTTGGCTTCATATGTTGAACAGATTCTGGATGACAAAAACAAtcttatattataa
- the LOC112751930 gene encoding protein SET DOMAIN GROUP 41 isoform X1 — protein sequence MEMEMRSMEDTEIATDMTPSLVPLTFSLHHSNLHTHCSSCFSLLPLSPIPITPFLYCSPPCSAAHPFLLHHPAVSHSSDLRAALLLLSHHRPSVTSSRVAGLLSNRHKLTCHNNSDEDEVSERISSGVRALATAITELRGELEPDDAVLEEAECALCAVLTNAVEVQDKEGRALGIAVYGPAFSWINHSCSPNACYRFILSPSSSSSSQESKLRIAPSSFRGSPDSRIDSGLCTITNHFQKVNWGYFSALEEEEQNQGYGPRLIVRSIKRIKKGQEITIAYTDLLQSKAMRQLDLWSKYRFICCCMRCSVVPFTYVDHALQDVVITICNFPKTSQEISVSGCDFTSSSSSYNLVRDTAERRLNDSVDDIISEYLMAGDPEPCCEKLEKILMQGLCDELDNVEETPHYKFMLHPLHYLSLNAYTTLASAYKVRASDILSTTSTIYQNQLEAFDMSRTSAAYSLLLATTAHHLFNSESSLIASLANFWTGAGESLLYLARSSEWSKFFKSSLVASSVSKVKCSKCSLMDTFRAYICNGKIRNDDFENASNEFLDCISHDSTQKVWSFLVNGCRFLRSIKDPMDSGWLVSTSNSRATDPGALAKKKSEVCYLHESGNSIQTCEEQTCNENARVHIFELGVHCLAYGGLLAAICYGHHSHLASYVEQILDDKNNLIL from the exons ATGGAGATGGAGATGCGAAGCATGGAAGATACAGAGATAGCCACAGACATGACTCCATCCCTCGTCCCTCTCACTTTCTCTCTCCACCACTCCAACCTCCACACTCACTGCTCCTCTTGTTtctctctcctccctctctctcccaTTCCCATCACCCCCTTCCTCTACTGCTCTCCTCCCTGCTCCGCCGCCCACCCTTTCCTCCTCCACCATCCCGCCGTCTCTCACTCCTCCGACCTCCGCGCCGCCCTCCTCCTCCTCTCCCACCACCGCCCCTCCGTCACTTCCTCTCGTGTCGCTGGCCTCCTCTCCAACCGCCACAAGCTCACGTGCCACAACAACTCCGACGAAGACGAGGTTTCCGAGAGAATCAGCAGTGGAGTCAGAGCCTTGGCCACTGCAATTACGGAGCTGCGAGGGGAGCTGGAGCCGGACGACGCCGTTTTGGAGGAGGCGGAGTGTGCATTGTGCGCGGTGCTAACGAACGCCGTGGAGGTGCAGGATAAGGAAGGGCGCGCACTGGGAATCGCGGTTTATGGTCCGGCgttctcttggatcaaccacagCTGCTCCCCCAATGCCTGCTACCGCTTCATcctctctccttcttcttcttcttcttcgcaggAATCCAAGCTTCGAATAGCTCCATCTTCCTTTCGCGGTTCTCCTGATTCACGA ATAGATAGTGGGCTTTGTACTATCACTAATCATTTTCAGAAAG TGAATTGGGGTTACTTTTCTGCATTAGAAGAAGAGGAGCAAAACCAAGGCTATGGACCGAGATTGATTGTGAGGAGTATCAAGAGAATAAAAAAGGGACAAGAGATTACCATAGCATACACTGATCTCTTGCAATCTAAG GCAATGCGGCAATTGGATCTATGGTCCAAGTACAGGTTTATCTGCTGTTGCATGCGATGTAGTGTTGTGCCCTTCACATATGTTGATCATGCATTGCAA GATGTGGTCATCACAATCTGCAATTTTCCCAAAACATCTCAGGAAATTTCTGTTTCCGGTTGTGATTTTACTAGTTCAAGCTCCAGCTACAATCTTGTCAGAGACACAGCAGAAAGAAGACTGAATGATTCAGTTGATGATATTATATCTGAGTATCTCATGGCTGGTGATCCTGAGCCTTGCTGTGAGAAACTTGAGAAGATTCTTATGCAGGGTCTGTGCGACGAGTTGGACAATGTTGAAGAAACACCACATTATAAGTTCATGTTGCATCCCCTGCATTACCTCTCTCTAAATGCATACACAACACTGGCTTCGGCATATAAAGTTCGTGCTAGTGATATCTTGTCTACAACTTCTACAATATATCAAAACCAGTTAGAAGCTTTCGACATGAGCAGAACCAGTGCAGCATATTCCTTGTTACTAGCAACTACAGCACATCATCTCTTCAATTCCGAATCCTCACTGATTGCATCTCTTGCAAATTTTTGGACAGGTGCAGGCGAGTCTTTGTTGTATCTTGCCAGAAGTTCAGAATGGAGCAAGTTTTTCAAATCAAGTCTGGTTGCTTCTTCGGTTTCCAAGGTCAAATGTTCCAAGTGTTCATTAATGGATACATTCAGAGCCTATATATGTAATGGTAAAATTAGGAATGATGATTTTGAGAATGCATCAAATGAGTTTCTTGATTGCATCTCCCATGATTCAACACAGAAGGTTTGGAGTTTCCTTGTCAATGGTTGCCGTTTTTTGAGATCGATCAAGGATCCTATGGATTCGGGCTGGTTAGTCTCTACCAGCAATTCCAGAGCAACGGATCCCGGAGCTCTGGCTAAGAAAAAATCTGAAGTATGTTACTTACACGAATCTGGAAATAGTATCCAGACCTGTGAAGAACAAACTTGCAATGAGAATGCAAGGGTACACATTTTTGAGCTGGGTGTACACTGCTTAGCATATGGAGGATTATTGGCTGCTATATGTTATGGTCACCATTCCCATTTGGCTTCATATGTTGAACAGATTCTGGATGACAAAAACAAtcttatattataa
- the LOC112751930 gene encoding protein SET DOMAIN GROUP 41 isoform X3, with translation MEMEMRSMEDTEIATDMTPSLVPLTFSLHHSNLHTHCSSCFSLLPLSPIPITPFLYCSPPCSAAHPFLLHHPAVSHSSDLRAALLLLSHHRPSVTSSRVAGLLSNRHKLTCHNNSDEDEVSERISSGVRALATAITELRGELEPDDAVLEEAECALCAVLTNAVEVQDKEGRALGIAVYGPAFSWINHSCSPNACYRFILSPSSSSSSQESKLRIAPSSFRGSPDSRIDSGLCTITNHFQKEEEQNQGYGPRLIVRSIKRIKKGQEITIAYTDLLQSKAMRQLDLWSKYRFICCCMRCSVVPFTYVDHALQDVVITICNFPKTSQEISVSGCDFTSSSSSYNLVRDTAERRLNDSVDDIISEYLMAGDPEPCCEKLEKILMQGLCDELDNVEETPHYKFMLHPLHYLSLNAYTTLASAYKVRASDILSTTSTIYQNQLEAFDMSRTSAAYSLLLATTAHHLFNSESSLIASLANFWTGAGESLLYLARSSEWSKFFKSSLVASSVSKVKCSKCSLMDTFRAYICNGKIRNDDFENASNEFLDCISHDSTQKVWSFLVNGCRFLRSIKDPMDSGWLVSTSNSRATDPGALAKKKSEVCYLHESGNSIQTCEEQTCNENARVHIFELGVHCLAYGGLLAAICYGHHSHLASYVEQILDDKNNLIL, from the exons ATGGAGATGGAGATGCGAAGCATGGAAGATACAGAGATAGCCACAGACATGACTCCATCCCTCGTCCCTCTCACTTTCTCTCTCCACCACTCCAACCTCCACACTCACTGCTCCTCTTGTTtctctctcctccctctctctcccaTTCCCATCACCCCCTTCCTCTACTGCTCTCCTCCCTGCTCCGCCGCCCACCCTTTCCTCCTCCACCATCCCGCCGTCTCTCACTCCTCCGACCTCCGCGCCGCCCTCCTCCTCCTCTCCCACCACCGCCCCTCCGTCACTTCCTCTCGTGTCGCTGGCCTCCTCTCCAACCGCCACAAGCTCACGTGCCACAACAACTCCGACGAAGACGAGGTTTCCGAGAGAATCAGCAGTGGAGTCAGAGCCTTGGCCACTGCAATTACGGAGCTGCGAGGGGAGCTGGAGCCGGACGACGCCGTTTTGGAGGAGGCGGAGTGTGCATTGTGCGCGGTGCTAACGAACGCCGTGGAGGTGCAGGATAAGGAAGGGCGCGCACTGGGAATCGCGGTTTATGGTCCGGCgttctcttggatcaaccacagCTGCTCCCCCAATGCCTGCTACCGCTTCATcctctctccttcttcttcttcttcttcgcaggAATCCAAGCTTCGAATAGCTCCATCTTCCTTTCGCGGTTCTCCTGATTCACGA ATAGATAGTGGGCTTTGTACTATCACTAATCATTTTCAGAAAG AAGAGGAGCAAAACCAAGGCTATGGACCGAGATTGATTGTGAGGAGTATCAAGAGAATAAAAAAGGGACAAGAGATTACCATAGCATACACTGATCTCTTGCAATCTAAG GCAATGCGGCAATTGGATCTATGGTCCAAGTACAGGTTTATCTGCTGTTGCATGCGATGTAGTGTTGTGCCCTTCACATATGTTGATCATGCATTGCAA GATGTGGTCATCACAATCTGCAATTTTCCCAAAACATCTCAGGAAATTTCTGTTTCCGGTTGTGATTTTACTAGTTCAAGCTCCAGCTACAATCTTGTCAGAGACACAGCAGAAAGAAGACTGAATGATTCAGTTGATGATATTATATCTGAGTATCTCATGGCTGGTGATCCTGAGCCTTGCTGTGAGAAACTTGAGAAGATTCTTATGCAGGGTCTGTGCGACGAGTTGGACAATGTTGAAGAAACACCACATTATAAGTTCATGTTGCATCCCCTGCATTACCTCTCTCTAAATGCATACACAACACTGGCTTCGGCATATAAAGTTCGTGCTAGTGATATCTTGTCTACAACTTCTACAATATATCAAAACCAGTTAGAAGCTTTCGACATGAGCAGAACCAGTGCAGCATATTCCTTGTTACTAGCAACTACAGCACATCATCTCTTCAATTCCGAATCCTCACTGATTGCATCTCTTGCAAATTTTTGGACAGGTGCAGGCGAGTCTTTGTTGTATCTTGCCAGAAGTTCAGAATGGAGCAAGTTTTTCAAATCAAGTCTGGTTGCTTCTTCGGTTTCCAAGGTCAAATGTTCCAAGTGTTCATTAATGGATACATTCAGAGCCTATATATGTAATGGTAAAATTAGGAATGATGATTTTGAGAATGCATCAAATGAGTTTCTTGATTGCATCTCCCATGATTCAACACAGAAGGTTTGGAGTTTCCTTGTCAATGGTTGCCGTTTTTTGAGATCGATCAAGGATCCTATGGATTCGGGCTGGTTAGTCTCTACCAGCAATTCCAGAGCAACGGATCCCGGAGCTCTGGCTAAGAAAAAATCTGAAGTATGTTACTTACACGAATCTGGAAATAGTATCCAGACCTGTGAAGAACAAACTTGCAATGAGAATGCAAGGGTACACATTTTTGAGCTGGGTGTACACTGCTTAGCATATGGAGGATTATTGGCTGCTATATGTTATGGTCACCATTCCCATTTGGCTTCATATGTTGAACAGATTCTGGATGACAAAAACAAtcttatattataa